From Brassica oleracea var. oleracea cultivar TO1000 chromosome C3, BOL, whole genome shotgun sequence, a single genomic window includes:
- the LOC106329077 gene encoding inositol-tetrakisphosphate 1-kinase 1-like, producing MSDSTQEERYRVGYALAAKKENSFIQPSLIEHSRQRGIDLIKLDPTKPLLEQGKLDCVIHKLYDLDWKQNLHEFREKCPNVPVIDSPEDIEKLHNRVSMLEVITQLNFPVSERERFGVPKQVVVMDPTVLSCGGGGEGLGELEFPVIAKPLDADGSAKSHKMFLIYDQEGMKILKAPVVLQEFVNHGGVIFKVYVVGDYVKCVKRRSLPDISEEKIGTSKGSLPFSQISNLTATQEEKNKEYGEDRSLEKVEMPPSSFLEELAKAMRKSMGLNLFNFDVIRDARDGDRYLVIDINYFPGYAKMPCYEPVLTDFFWDMVTKKSHV from the coding sequence ATGTCAGATTCAACCCAGGAAGAGAGATACAGAGTCGGATACGCTCTCGCAGCCAAGAAGGAGAATAGCTTCATCCAGCCTTCTTTGATCGAGCACTCAAGGCAACGAGGCATTGATCTAATCAAGCTCGATCCAACGAAACCCTTGCTGGAACAGGGGAAGCTCGATTGCGTGATCCACAAGCTTTACGATCTCGACTGGAAACAAAACCTCCACGAGTTTCGCGAGAAGTGCCCTAACGTCCCTGTCATCGACTCGCCGGAGGATATCGAGAAATTGCACAACAGGGTTTCGATGCTCGAGGTGATCACTCAGTTAAACTTCCCTGTTTCGGAAAGGGAGCGTTTTGGCGTCCCGAAGCAGGTCGTTGTGATGGATCCAACCGTTCTTAGCTGCGGAGGAGGAGGAGAAGGTTTGGGGGAGCTTGAGTTTCCGGTGATCGCTAAGCCCTTGGACGCAGACGGGAGCGCTAAGTCTCACAAGATGTTCTTGATTTACGACCAAGAAGGGATGAAGATACTCAAGGCGCCCGTTGTGTTGCAGGAGTTTGTGAATCACGGTGGCGTGATCTTCAAGGTCTATGTGGTGGGAGACTACGTGAAGTGCGTAAAGAGAAGATCTTTGCCTGATATCTCCGAGGAGAAGATTGGTACGTCGAAAGGGTCTTTGCCCTTTTCGCAGATATCGAACTTGACTGCTACTCAGGAGGAGAAGAACAAGGAGTATGGTGAGGATAGGAGCTTGGAGAAAGTGGAGATGCCTCCTTCGAGTTTCTTGGAGGAGTTAGCTAAGGCGATGAGGAAATCGATGGGTTTGAATCTGTTCAACTTCGATGTGATTAGGGATGCGAGAGATGGTGATAGGTACCTTGTTATTGATATTAACTACTTTCCTGGTTATGCTAAGATGCCGTGTTATGAGCCTGTGTTGACGGACTTCTTCTGGGACATGGTCACAAAGAAGAGTCATGTCTGA
- the LOC106334077 gene encoding uncharacterized protein LOC106334077 translates to MLQLFHGINDMVGWYSTGPELRDNDLDVHAKFCHYAPYPVLVVIDVGLGIPTNAYYTMSSLEKIEKEVFVRASVEIAPHEVKEDSGEEHLLSEFKDTTTEIAPKRMTLGGVSFVDAMESYMEFYKNQVRISVEGYDLSLRAVDLDISLVNHFSSCGNVEFVKVPGDPVTNAINGTSTTVVLRGKGAAEKALALNGSDVGGWRVSVKILPPALSSLRSGLTTREAARQYVAHFKRYKSRGITVKGYDYSLCEADVKRALVNYFSSCGEITDVFVFKRRALVYFFEYEAVENALKVCRPSQRRVTGTCFRARAMPIPKRLIVHGPDSCLATPAY, encoded by the exons ATGTTGCAACTGTTCCACGGCATTAATG ACATGGTTGGTTGGTACAGCACAGGCCCTGAACTTCGAGATAATGATTTGGATGTTCACGCTAAGTTCTGCCACTATGCTCCCTATCCAGTGCTGGTCGTTATCGATGTAGGACTTGGAATTCCCACAAATGCTTACTATACTATGTCCAGCCTCGAG AAAATCGAGAAAGAAGTCTTTGTTCGTGCGTCTGTAGAAATCGCTCCTCATGAAGTCAAGGAGGACTCTG GTGAAGAACATCTCCTCAGTGAGTTTAAAGATACAACTACAGAAATTGCCCCCAAG AGAATGACATTGGGAGGTGTGAGCTTTGTCGATGCGATGGAGTCGTACATGGAGTTCTACAAAAATCA GGTTAGGATCAGTGTCGAGGGATATGACCTTTCCCTTCGAGCCGTTGATCTCGACATTTCCTTGGTGAACCACTTCAGCTCTTGTGGAAACGTGGAGTTCGTGAAGGTGCCGGGAGACCCGGTGACCAATGCTATTAACGGCACAAGTACTACTGTGGTTCTCCGCGGGAAAGGTGCAGCAGAGAAGGCCTTGGCACTCAACGGAAGTGACGTGGGAGGATGGAGAGTGTCCGTCAAGATCTTACCACCAGCGCTAAGTAGTCTGAGATCTGGGTTGACTACTCGTGAAGCGGCACGTCAATACGTCGCCCACTTCAAAAGATACAA GAGCCGAGGCATTACTGTTAAAGGATATGATTATTCGCTCTGTGAGGCTGATGTCAAGAGGGCTTTGGTTAACTATTTCTCTTCCTGTGGAGAGATCACCGATGTTTTTGTTTTCAAAAG ACGTGCTTTGGTCTACTTTTTCGAATATGAAGCAGTGGAAAATGCTTTGAAGGTTTGTCGACCAAGTCAAAGACGTGTCACGGGGACGTGTTTCCGTGCTAGAGCTATGCCGATACCGAAACGGTTGATTGTTCATGGCCCTGACTCCTGCCTTGCTACTCCTGCCTATTGA